The Bacteroidales bacterium region TGTAATGGAAAAAGACACCGTGATAGAAGTTCAAGCTGGGACCTATCTCGTTCCTCTTTGTCAAAGAGGTTGGCGAACCATAGCTTATTTATTAGAACCCACTTCATCTGTGAGTTTTCTTAAATGGGGTTTTTTCAATGCTATCTTTGAGCAAAAAGAGTACGGAGAAATTTATGTATTGGAACCATTAGCTGATGAAATGATAAAAAATCCTCAAATTCAAAAAGAATTTGAAGAATGGAAAAAACAAAATCCATCAGCATCTCATTACGAGCAGTTGAATTGTTTTTTCTTGCGTTCTAAGTATGCAGATATATATCAGAATTGGTATCCTGTTTTGAAAGTTTATGATAAAATTGAATTTAACAAATTAATACCAGCACGATGAAACGCATATTTTCATTTAACGTGAATGGAATTCGATCGGCTATTGGTAAAGGATTATATGATTGGATAGCCAAAGAAAAACCAGATGTATTATGTCTTCAGGAGCTGAAAGCACATGAACAACAAATACCACTGATGGAAGTACATGCCTTAGGTTATGAAACCTTTTTATTACCGGCTCATAAAAAGGGGTATAGTGGGGTTGCTATTTTTACTCGCATCAAGCCCACCAATGTAGAAATGGGAATGAATATGGATATATATGACCAGGAAGGACGCTTTATGAGAGCTGATTTTGGTCAACTATCAATCGTTTCTGTTTATCATCCTTCTGGCACGTCGGGAGAAGAACGACAAGCTTTCAAGATGAAATGGCTCGGAGACTTTTTGCGTTACATTGAAAATCTTCGCTTCCGGCGCCCTTATCTCATCATTGCAGGAGACTTCAATATTGCACACGAAGAGATAGATATTCACGATCCAATAGGCAATGCTAATAACTCGGGTTTTTTACCTGAGGAAAGGGAATGGTTCACTAATTTTCTTCATCATCAATATGTAGACACTTTCCGATATTTGTACCCTGATAAACAGGTCTATTCATGGTGGTCATTTCGTTTTCAAGCTCGCAAAAAGAATAAAGGTTGGAGAATAGACTACATCATTATCACTCCTAACTTGCTTCCTTATCTTAAAGATGCATTTATACATCAAGATGTTGAAATGAGTGATCATTGCCCTGTAAGTATTACATTCGATTGGAATGCTTTTCAGAAGGACCATGTTTAAATTTTGTACAAAAAAATTAAGTGTCATTTCTGGCTTTCCACGAGAATGAAAAACATTTTTATGCTTTATTTTCAAAGGATAATAAAAATCATTACGCATCAACTATTCCTATTGTCATACTCACTAGCAATTTTCATGAGATTCTATAATTCATTTTGCTTCTGTGATCTAAAAAAATTTTAGAAAGTTGCATGAA contains the following coding sequences:
- a CDS encoding exodeoxyribonuclease III codes for the protein MKRIFSFNVNGIRSAIGKGLYDWIAKEKPDVLCLQELKAHEQQIPLMEVHALGYETFLLPAHKKGYSGVAIFTRIKPTNVEMGMNMDIYDQEGRFMRADFGQLSIVSVYHPSGTSGEERQAFKMKWLGDFLRYIENLRFRRPYLIIAGDFNIAHEEIDIHDPIGNANNSGFLPEEREWFTNFLHHQYVDTFRYLYPDKQVYSWWSFRFQARKKNKGWRIDYIIITPNLLPYLKDAFIHQDVEMSDHCPVSITFDWNAFQKDHV